One Schistocerca cancellata isolate TAMUIC-IGC-003103 chromosome 1, iqSchCanc2.1, whole genome shotgun sequence genomic region harbors:
- the LOC126175396 gene encoding RNA-binding protein lark-like, with amino-acid sequence MTDIRTSSTPPKTKIFVGRLPENANPQDLRKLFEQYGVVTECDILNRYGFVHMKTEEMAAEAIKALNNAEFMGVQISVEQSTGKKSGRGSSFRGGFGPVRGRGGFRGVGRASPYMRDSRPDFERRPGLPPPPGIRNGFYDGIDRGYDSYYPSRGPPHPMMASRDREVERRPAYPEPGRSPYERRSFSDVGRSPYERPTLPPVASFERRTEYGAARLGSDIYRRRTPPPASSFGTSGYEREPLDMYGPPTRSYEREGLDPYGPPARRYPSAAPLDHELPPHHY; translated from the exons ATGACTG ATATCAGGACTTCAAGCACTCCACCA aaaacaaaaatatttgttggCCGGCTCCCAGAAAATGCCAACCCACAAGATTTGAGGAAGTTATTTGAGCAATATGGCGTTGTCACTGAGTGTGATATTCTTAATCGTTATGGTTTTGTGCACATGAAGACGGAAGAGATGGCAGCAGAAGCTATAAAAGCTCTAAATAATGCAGAATTCATGGGTGTACAGATCAGTGTTGAG CAATCAACAGGAAAGAAGAGTGGCAGAGGCAGTTCCTTCAGAGGTGGATTTGGTCCTGTCCGTGGGAGAGGAGGGTTCAGGGGAGTTGGAAGAGCTAGCCCATATATGAGGGACAGCAGACCTGATTTTGAAAGACGACCAGGGCTGCCACCACCACCGGGCATAAGAAATGGATTTTATGATGGAATTGATCGTGGCTATGATTCATATTATCCATCAAGAGGGCCTCCACATCCAATGATGGCATCTAGAGATAG GGAGGTGGAAAGGCGTCCTGCGTACCCAGAACCTGGCAGGTCACCATATGAACGTCGGTCTTTCTCAGATGTTGGCCGTAGCCCATATGAACGACCAACTTTGCCCCCTGTTGCTTCATTTGAGCGTCGCACTGAGTATGGTGCAGCTAGACTTGGCTCTGATATTTACCGGAGGAGAACACCACCACCAGCATCAAGTTTTGGTACCTCAGG GTATGAACGTGAGCCACTGGACATGTATGGTCCACCCACTCGAAG TTATGAACGTGAGGGCTTGGATCCTTATGGGCCACCAGCCAGACG CTATCCATCTGCAGCTCCACTTGACCACGAGTTGCCGCCACACCATTATTAA